From a region of the Xanthomonas rydalmerensis genome:
- a CDS encoding ribonuclease HII, which yields MKRPDSPSPQQELLCESPLPNPQSRLYAGVDEAGRGPLAGPVAVAAVVFDPARTRINGLDDSKQLTAARRETLYARIVERALAWQVVLIEAEEIDRLNIYQATMLGMRRAVEGVAHVAGFARIDGNRVPKGLPCAAEALVGGDGLDRAIMAASIVAKVTRDRIMQRLHDEHPHYGFDLHKGYATPAHLAALAAHGPCVHHRRSFAPVRLALEGRDSGVEIGDSLESLQLA from the coding sequence ATGAAGCGCCCAGACTCCCCATCGCCGCAGCAGGAACTGCTCTGCGAATCCCCACTCCCGAATCCCCAATCCCGGCTTTACGCCGGCGTCGACGAAGCCGGCCGCGGACCTCTCGCGGGGCCGGTGGCGGTAGCGGCGGTGGTGTTCGATCCGGCGCGCACCCGCATCAACGGGCTGGACGATTCCAAACAGTTGACCGCGGCGCGGCGGGAGACGCTCTATGCGCGCATCGTCGAGCGTGCGCTGGCCTGGCAGGTGGTGCTGATCGAGGCCGAGGAGATCGACCGCCTGAACATCTACCAGGCGACCATGCTGGGCATGCGCCGCGCGGTCGAGGGCGTGGCGCACGTGGCCGGCTTCGCCCGCATCGACGGCAACCGGGTGCCCAAGGGTCTGCCCTGCGCCGCCGAGGCGCTGGTCGGCGGCGACGGCCTGGACCGCGCGATCATGGCCGCCTCGATCGTCGCCAAGGTCACCCGCGACCGGATCATGCAGCGCCTGCACGACGAACACCCGCACTACGGCTTCGACCTGCACAAGGGCTACGCCACCCCGGCGCACCTGGCCGCGCTGGCCGCGCACGGCCCCTGCGTCCACCACCGGCGCAGCTTCGCGCCCGTTCGGTTGGCCCTGGAGGGCCGGGATTCGGGAGTGGAGATTGGGGATTCGTTGGAGTCGCTGCAGCTCGCGTAG
- the lpxB gene encoding lipid-A-disaccharide synthase has translation MNAGIRDSGFGIGNGSIAGADSAASAFANPHSPIPNPRTAPLRIALVAGEASGDLLGAGLIEALRARYPDAEFAGVGGEAMRQAGCQTWFDASELAVMGLLEVLRHLPRLLKLRRALRERLLAWRPDVFVGIDAPDFNLGVERWLKQRGLRTVHYVSPSVWAWREQRAAKIGASADRVLCLFPMEPPIYARHGVDARFVGHPMADAIALHEDRGAARASLGVPADAPVLAVLPGSRLGEIGKLGDTFFAAAARVLQQLPNARVLVPAANAACKALIAEQLARSALPPAATQVLDGQARAALLAADAVLLASGTATLEAMLVKRPMVVGYKVAPLTYRIVKALGLLKVDRYALPNILAGHDLAPELMQDACTPDALATALLHWLRNPQAVAALQPEYERLHLLLRQDASARAADAVLELLESRESGVGIRDSREAKA, from the coding sequence ATGAATGCCGGGATTCGGGATTCGGGATTCGGGATTGGCAACGGCAGCATTGCCGGCGCCGATAGCGCCGCTTCCGCTTTTGCGAATCCCCACTCCCCAATCCCCAATCCCCGCACAGCACCGCTGCGCATCGCCCTGGTCGCCGGCGAAGCCTCCGGCGACCTGCTGGGCGCGGGGCTGATCGAGGCGCTGCGCGCGCGCTACCCCGACGCCGAGTTCGCCGGGGTCGGGGGCGAGGCGATGCGCCAGGCCGGTTGCCAGACCTGGTTCGACGCCAGCGAGCTGGCGGTGATGGGCCTGCTGGAAGTGCTGCGGCACCTGCCGCGCCTGCTGAAGCTGCGCCGCGCGCTGCGCGAGCGGCTGCTGGCCTGGCGCCCGGACGTGTTCGTCGGCATCGACGCCCCCGATTTCAATCTCGGCGTGGAGCGCTGGCTGAAGCAGCGCGGGCTGCGCACCGTGCATTACGTCAGTCCGTCGGTGTGGGCCTGGCGCGAGCAGCGCGCGGCCAAGATCGGCGCCAGCGCCGACCGGGTGCTGTGCCTGTTCCCGATGGAGCCGCCGATCTACGCCAGGCACGGCGTGGACGCGCGCTTCGTCGGCCACCCCATGGCCGACGCGATCGCGCTGCACGAAGACCGTGGCGCGGCGCGCGCGTCCCTCGGCGTGCCCGCCGACGCGCCGGTGCTGGCGGTGCTGCCGGGCAGCCGCCTGGGCGAGATCGGCAAGCTCGGCGACACCTTCTTCGCCGCCGCCGCGCGGGTGCTGCAGCAGCTTCCGAACGCGCGCGTGCTGGTGCCGGCCGCCAATGCCGCATGCAAGGCGCTGATCGCCGAGCAACTCGCGCGCTCGGCCTTGCCGCCGGCCGCCACCCAGGTGCTGGACGGCCAGGCGCGCGCCGCGCTGCTGGCCGCCGACGCGGTACTGCTGGCCTCCGGCACCGCGACCCTGGAAGCGATGCTGGTGAAGCGGCCGATGGTGGTCGGCTACAAGGTCGCCCCGCTCACCTACCGCATCGTCAAGGCGCTGGGATTGCTGAAGGTAGACCGCTACGCCCTGCCCAATATCCTCGCCGGCCATGACCTGGCGCCGGAGCTGATGCAGGACGCCTGCACCCCCGACGCGCTGGCCACCGCGCTGCTGCACTGGCTGCGCAATCCACAAGCGGTGGCGGCGCTGCAGCCCGAATACGAACGCCTGCACCTGCTGCTGCGCCAGGACGCCTCGGCGCGGGCGGCCGATGCGGTGCTCGAGTTGCTTGAGAGCCGGGAGTCGGGAGTGGGGATTCGGGATTCGAGAGAAGCAAAGGCATGA
- the lpxA gene encoding acyl-ACP--UDP-N-acetylglucosamine O-acyltransferase: MSANAPLIHPSAVIDPAATLAADVRVGAFTVIGAEVEIGEGCEIGSHCSIVGPTRLGRDNRLVGHVALGGDPQDKKFAGERTELVIGDRNVIREFVTISRGTGSGGGITRVGSDNWFLAYTHVAHDCIVGNHCVFSNNTTLAGHVEVGDHVIISGFAGAHQFCRIGDHAFLGMGALINGDVPPFTMVGGNSLGRPRGINSEGLKRRGFDPERVAAIKRAYRALYVAGLPLAEAKHQLAVLAEGSEDVRAMLEFIESSERPLLR; encoded by the coding sequence ATGAGCGCCAACGCCCCACTGATCCACCCGTCCGCCGTCATCGACCCTGCGGCGACGCTGGCGGCCGACGTGCGCGTCGGCGCCTTCACCGTGATCGGCGCCGAGGTGGAGATCGGCGAAGGTTGCGAGATCGGCTCGCATTGCAGCATCGTCGGCCCGACCCGGCTCGGCCGCGACAACCGCCTGGTCGGCCACGTCGCGCTCGGCGGCGACCCGCAGGACAAGAAGTTCGCCGGCGAACGCACCGAACTGGTGATCGGCGACCGCAACGTGATCCGCGAGTTCGTCACCATCAGCCGCGGCACCGGCAGCGGCGGCGGCATCACCCGCGTCGGCAGCGACAACTGGTTCCTGGCCTACACCCACGTCGCCCACGACTGCATCGTCGGCAACCACTGCGTGTTCTCCAACAACACCACCCTGGCCGGGCACGTGGAAGTGGGCGACCACGTGATCATCAGCGGCTTCGCCGGCGCGCATCAGTTCTGCCGGATCGGCGATCACGCCTTCCTCGGCATGGGCGCGCTGATCAACGGCGACGTGCCCCCGTTCACCATGGTCGGCGGCAATTCGCTGGGGCGCCCGCGCGGCATCAACAGCGAAGGCCTGAAGCGCCGCGGCTTCGATCCCGAGCGCGTGGCCGCGATCAAGCGCGCCTACCGCGCGCTGTACGTGGCCGGCCTGCCGCTGGCCGAGGCCAAGCACCAGCTGGCGGTGCTGGCCGAAGGCAGCGAGGACGTGCGCGCGATGCTGGAATTCATCGAATCCAGCGAGCGGCCGTTGTTGCGATGA
- the fabZ gene encoding 3-hydroxyacyl-ACP dehydratase FabZ — MSHDQPLPDIAQIRALLPHRYPFLLVDKVVSLDFENRRIVAHKNVSINEPYFQGHFPGQPIMPGVLIIEALAQAGGILTQLAMGRDAQSKLFYMVKVDNARFSAQVVPGDVLELHVEIKRVIRNMAVYYGEAKVDGKVVACAEVLCAGTRE; from the coding sequence ATGAGCCACGATCAGCCCCTGCCGGACATCGCCCAGATCCGCGCACTGCTTCCGCACCGCTACCCGTTCCTGCTGGTGGACAAGGTGGTCTCGCTGGATTTCGAGAACCGCCGGATCGTCGCGCACAAGAATGTGAGCATCAACGAGCCGTACTTCCAGGGCCATTTCCCGGGCCAGCCGATCATGCCGGGCGTGCTGATCATCGAGGCGCTGGCGCAGGCCGGCGGCATCCTGACCCAACTGGCGATGGGCCGCGACGCGCAGTCCAAGCTGTTCTACATGGTCAAGGTCGACAACGCCCGCTTCAGCGCCCAGGTGGTGCCCGGCGACGTGCTGGAGCTGCACGTGGAGATCAAGCGGGTGATCCGCAACATGGCGGTGTACTACGGCGAAGCCAAGGTCGACGGCAAGGTCGTGGCCTGCGCCGAAGTGCTGTGCGCCGGCACCCGCGAATGA
- the lpxD gene encoding UDP-3-O-(3-hydroxymyristoyl)glucosamine N-acyltransferase: protein MNTSTYTADEIAERFGLQVHGDGSVAVHAVATLAQAGPGQLSFLANPRYRAQLADSTAAIVVLRADDAEAAPGTALIARDPYVAFAKIAALFDVAPARPPGVHPSASIDPSAQVAPTAHIGAFVSIGARSVVGDGCVIGPGCVIGEDCQVGAGSELIARVTLVTRVRLGQRVRVHPGAVLGADGFGLAMDAGRWIKVPQLGGVSIGDDCEIGANTCVDRGALEDTTLEEDVRLDNLVQVAHNVHIGAHSAIAGCTGIAGSAKIGRYVMLGGAVGVVGHLEICDKVVVTGKSVVRNSIHEPGEYSSGTPLTDNRTWRKNAARFKQLDALARRILSVSKEKE, encoded by the coding sequence GTGAATACTTCGACCTATACCGCTGACGAGATCGCCGAGCGTTTCGGCCTGCAGGTGCATGGCGACGGCAGCGTTGCGGTGCATGCCGTGGCCACGCTGGCGCAGGCCGGCCCGGGACAGCTCAGCTTCCTGGCCAATCCCCGCTATCGCGCACAACTGGCCGACAGCACCGCGGCGATCGTGGTGCTGCGTGCCGACGACGCCGAGGCCGCGCCGGGCACGGCGCTGATCGCGCGCGATCCGTATGTCGCCTTCGCCAAGATCGCCGCGCTGTTCGATGTGGCGCCGGCGCGTCCACCGGGCGTCCATCCCAGCGCCAGCATCGATCCCAGCGCACAGGTGGCGCCCACCGCGCACATCGGCGCCTTCGTCAGCATCGGCGCGCGCAGCGTGGTCGGCGATGGCTGCGTGATCGGCCCCGGCTGCGTGATCGGCGAGGACTGCCAGGTCGGCGCCGGCAGCGAACTGATCGCCCGCGTCACCCTGGTCACCCGGGTGCGCCTGGGCCAGCGCGTGCGCGTGCATCCCGGCGCGGTGCTCGGCGCCGACGGCTTTGGCCTGGCGATGGACGCCGGCCGCTGGATCAAGGTGCCGCAGCTGGGCGGGGTCAGCATCGGCGACGATTGCGAGATCGGCGCCAACACCTGCGTGGACCGCGGCGCGCTGGAAGACACCACCCTCGAAGAAGACGTGCGCCTGGACAACCTGGTGCAGGTCGCGCACAACGTGCACATCGGCGCGCACAGCGCCATCGCCGGCTGCACCGGCATCGCCGGCAGCGCCAAGATCGGCCGCTACGTGATGCTCGGCGGCGCGGTCGGCGTGGTCGGCCACCTGGAGATCTGCGACAAGGTCGTGGTCACCGGCAAGTCGGTCGTGCGCAACTCCATCCACGAGCCGGGCGAGTACTCGTCCGGCACCCCATTGACCGACAACCGCACGTGGCGCAAGAACGCCGCGCGCTTCAAGCAGCTCGATGCCCTGGCCCGTCGCATCCTGTCTGTCAGCAAGGAGAAGGAATGA
- the bamA gene encoding outer membrane protein assembly factor BamA — MTRFPTRRLLALTLAASLSLPAMAQVAEPFTASDIRVDGLQRISSGTVFTYLPVERGDSVDEAKVAEAIRALYRTGFFEDVRVDRQGNILVVTVKERPAINKLTVTGNKDIKSEELLKGLSDIGLSEGGTFDRLSLDRVTQELTRQYNNRGKYNVEITPTVSPLDRNRVDVAIAIKEGKAAKIRHVNLIGTEKFLNQDIMENWESREHNWLSWYRRDDQYSKEKLSGDLEKLNSWYLDRGYVDFSVDSTQVAISPDKRDMYLTAGITEGEQYKISDIKVTGDTILPQEEIEKLVIPKPGDTFSRALLEYSSDAITNTLSNIGYAFAKVTPIPTTDREKRTVAVNLQVTPGPRVSVRRIVFRGNTRTSDEVLRREMRQFEDTWYSQAAIDRSKIRLQRLGYFESVDVETPPVPGSNDKVDVVYNVKETTSGSFTFGLGYSQTYGVTTSVQLSQNNFLGGGNRVSVDASRSSYQERYAFSYTNPFFTDDGVSLGYNLSWRKLDYSDFGTAQYNSTNGAAQVIFGVPITETDSVSLMFGVDSNQITTYPGFTPQAIINYIDAMGTKTFHAWRSELGWARDTRNDYFMPTRGMYQRVGLEATLPGSTVEYWKLNYQISKYWPISPALVLNTRAEFGYGDSYGSDVSRDICGVTVPDAQGTPVYNPQACDGTNLVRRVTASGLPFYENFYAGGTNSVRGFEDNTLGPRSEATASYSRGQPLGGSFKTVGSAEMYFPKLFDSPSARISAFVDVGNVFNGVDNFKSNELRASTGIALLWRAPVGPISISYAVPLKKEDNDEIERLQFTFGGQF; from the coding sequence ATGACGAGATTTCCCACTCGCCGCCTGCTTGCCCTCACCCTCGCCGCCAGCCTCAGCCTGCCGGCCATGGCCCAGGTAGCGGAGCCCTTCACCGCCAGCGACATCCGCGTCGACGGGCTGCAACGCATTTCGTCCGGCACCGTGTTCACCTACCTGCCGGTGGAACGCGGCGACAGCGTGGACGAGGCCAAGGTCGCCGAGGCGATCCGTGCGCTGTACCGCACCGGCTTCTTCGAGGACGTGCGCGTCGACCGCCAGGGCAACATCCTGGTGGTCACGGTCAAGGAGCGTCCGGCGATCAACAAGCTGACCGTCACCGGCAACAAGGACATCAAGAGCGAGGAACTGCTCAAGGGCCTGTCCGACATCGGCCTCAGCGAGGGCGGCACCTTCGACCGGCTGAGCCTGGACCGGGTGACCCAGGAGTTGACCCGCCAGTACAACAACCGCGGCAAGTACAACGTCGAGATCACCCCGACGGTGAGCCCGCTGGACCGCAACCGCGTCGACGTGGCCATCGCGATCAAGGAAGGCAAGGCGGCCAAGATCCGCCACGTCAACCTGATCGGCACCGAGAAGTTCCTCAACCAGGACATCATGGAGAACTGGGAGTCGCGCGAGCACAACTGGCTGTCCTGGTACCGCCGCGACGACCAATACTCCAAGGAAAAGCTGTCCGGCGACCTGGAGAAGCTCAACTCCTGGTACCTGGACCGCGGCTACGTCGACTTCAGCGTCGACTCCACCCAGGTCGCGATCAGCCCCGACAAGCGCGACATGTACCTGACCGCCGGCATCACCGAAGGCGAGCAGTACAAGATCTCCGACATCAAGGTCACCGGCGACACCATCCTGCCGCAGGAAGAGATCGAGAAGCTGGTGATCCCCAAGCCGGGCGACACCTTCTCGCGCGCGCTGCTGGAATACAGCTCCGACGCGATCACCAACACCCTGAGCAACATCGGCTACGCCTTCGCCAAGGTCACCCCGATCCCGACCACCGACCGCGAGAAGCGCACGGTGGCGGTGAACCTGCAGGTGACCCCGGGTCCGCGCGTTTCGGTGCGGCGCATCGTGTTCCGCGGCAACACCCGCACCTCCGACGAAGTGCTGCGTCGCGAAATGCGCCAGTTCGAGGACACCTGGTACTCGCAGGCGGCGATCGACCGCTCCAAGATCCGCCTGCAGCGCCTGGGCTACTTCGAGTCGGTGGACGTGGAAACCCCGCCGGTGCCGGGCAGCAACGACAAGGTCGACGTGGTCTACAACGTCAAGGAGACCACCTCTGGCAGCTTCACCTTCGGCCTGGGCTACTCGCAGACCTACGGCGTCACCACCTCGGTGCAGCTGTCGCAGAACAACTTCCTCGGCGGCGGCAACCGCGTCTCGGTGGACGCCTCGCGCAGCAGCTACCAGGAGCGCTACGCGTTCTCCTACACCAATCCGTTCTTCACCGACGACGGCGTATCGCTGGGCTACAACCTGTCGTGGCGCAAGCTGGACTACTCCGACTTCGGCACCGCGCAGTACAACAGCACCAACGGCGCGGCGCAGGTGATCTTCGGCGTGCCGATCACCGAAACCGACAGCGTCTCGCTGATGTTCGGCGTGGACAGCAACCAGATCACCACCTATCCCGGCTTCACCCCGCAGGCGATCATCAACTACATCGACGCGATGGGGACCAAGACCTTCCACGCCTGGCGCAGCGAACTGGGCTGGGCGCGCGACACCCGCAACGACTACTTCATGCCGACCCGCGGCATGTACCAGCGCGTGGGCCTGGAAGCCACCCTGCCCGGCTCGACCGTGGAGTACTGGAAGCTCAACTACCAGATCTCCAAGTACTGGCCGATCTCGCCGGCGCTGGTGCTCAATACCCGCGCGGAGTTCGGCTACGGCGACAGCTACGGCAGCGACGTCTCGCGCGACATCTGCGGTGTCACCGTGCCCGATGCGCAAGGCACGCCGGTCTACAACCCGCAGGCCTGCGACGGCACCAACCTGGTCCGCCGCGTCACCGCCTCGGGCCTGCCGTTCTACGAGAACTTCTACGCCGGCGGCACCAACTCGGTCCGCGGCTTCGAGGACAACACCCTCGGCCCGCGCTCGGAGGCCACCGCCTCGTACAGCCGCGGCCAGCCGCTGGGCGGCTCGTTCAAGACCGTGGGTTCGGCGGAAATGTACTTCCCGAAGCTGTTCGACAGCCCGTCGGCGCGCATTTCGGCGTTCGTGGACGTCGGCAACGTGTTCAACGGCGTGGACAATTTCAAGTCCAACGAACTGCGTGCCTCCACCGGCATCGCGTTGCTGTGGCGCGCGCCGGTCGGTCCGATCTCGATCAGCTATGCGGTTCCGCTGAAGAAGGAAGACAACGACGAGATCGAGCGTCTGCAGTTCACCTTTGGTGGTCAGTTCTAA
- the rseP gene encoding RIP metalloprotease RseP, whose product MGNFFGSIWWMLVSLGILVTFHEFGHFWVARRCGVKVLRFSVGFGKPLWSRYDRHGTEFAIAAIPLGGYVKMLDEREGEVAPAERSQAFNNKSVWQRIAIVAAGPIANLILCVALLWAMFVIGKQDYAPIVGRAEGLAQQAGFQPGERIVRVGDRDVATWSEAAMQLTVAAMDREDVPVQTEDAQDGASRTHTLRLSQLPVGFDEQQVPALAGLTWRFTLQPAVIANVAAGSAADGVLRPGDRVLAVDGAPITSADQVAPRVQALGRDGGNGLIEVERNGERLALEVHLKPTAGPGAPSWKLGVGIGEQRRPAYDATLRYGPLAAIPVAFRETGRLAGDTLGILRRMLTGEASLKNVSGPITIAKVANVSAKQGPDWFLNFLALLSLSLAIMNLLPIPILDGGHLLYYLIELVKGSPLSERAMAAGQFVGLTLLAGLMGLAFYNDLFGQALR is encoded by the coding sequence ATGGGTAATTTCTTTGGCTCCATCTGGTGGATGCTGGTCAGCCTGGGCATCCTGGTGACCTTCCACGAGTTCGGCCATTTCTGGGTCGCCCGCCGCTGCGGGGTCAAGGTGCTGCGCTTCTCGGTGGGCTTCGGCAAGCCGCTGTGGTCGCGCTACGACCGCCACGGCACCGAGTTCGCGATCGCCGCGATCCCGCTCGGCGGCTACGTGAAGATGCTCGACGAGCGCGAGGGCGAGGTGGCCCCGGCCGAGCGATCGCAGGCCTTCAACAACAAGAGCGTATGGCAGCGCATCGCCATCGTCGCCGCCGGCCCCATCGCCAACCTGATCCTGTGCGTGGCGCTGCTGTGGGCCATGTTCGTGATCGGCAAGCAGGACTACGCGCCGATCGTCGGCCGCGCCGAGGGCCTGGCCCAGCAGGCCGGGTTCCAGCCCGGCGAGCGCATCGTCCGCGTCGGCGACCGCGACGTCGCGACCTGGAGCGAGGCAGCCATGCAGTTGACCGTCGCCGCCATGGACCGCGAGGACGTGCCGGTGCAGACCGAGGACGCGCAGGACGGCGCCAGCCGCACCCATACCCTGCGCCTGTCGCAGCTGCCGGTCGGCTTCGACGAGCAGCAGGTGCCGGCCCTGGCCGGCCTGACCTGGCGCTTCACCCTGCAGCCGGCGGTCATCGCCAACGTCGCCGCCGGCTCGGCCGCCGACGGCGTGCTGCGCCCCGGCGACCGCGTGCTGGCGGTGGACGGCGCCCCGATCACCAGCGCCGACCAGGTCGCGCCACGGGTGCAGGCGCTGGGCCGCGACGGCGGCAACGGCCTGATCGAGGTCGAGCGCAACGGCGAGCGGCTGGCGCTGGAGGTTCATCTCAAGCCGACCGCCGGCCCCGGCGCGCCGAGCTGGAAGCTGGGCGTGGGCATCGGCGAGCAGCGCCGGCCGGCCTACGACGCCACCCTGCGCTACGGCCCGCTGGCGGCGATCCCGGTCGCCTTCCGCGAGACCGGCCGGCTGGCCGGCGACACCCTCGGCATCCTGCGCCGCATGCTGACCGGCGAGGCCTCGCTGAAGAACGTGTCCGGCCCGATCACCATCGCCAAGGTCGCCAACGTCTCGGCCAAGCAGGGCCCGGACTGGTTCCTGAATTTCCTGGCCCTGCTGTCGCTGAGCCTGGCGATCATGAACCTGCTGCCGATCCCGATCTTGGACGGCGGGCACTTGCTGTATTACCTTATCGAGTTGGTCAAGGGCAGCCCGCTGAGCGAGCGCGCCATGGCGGCAGGGCAGTTCGTGGGCCTGACGTTGCTGGCAGGACTGATGGGGTTGGCGTTCTACAACGACCTCTTCGGCCAGGCACTGCGATGA
- a CDS encoding 1-deoxy-D-xylulose-5-phosphate reductoisomerase: MNTQRSKADTVRTIAVLGATGSIGASALDVIARHPQRLRAGVLAAGRNVDALLALCATHRPAHAVIADPDLYPALRDGLRAAGLATQAHAGDAALDQLVASDACDSVVAAIVGAAGLASTLAAARAGKRLLLANKEALVLAGELVTAAAAAAGAEIIPIDSEHNAIFQCLRSRQTGAEVRRVLLTASGGPFRGWDRARLQAVTPAQAVAHPKWSMGPKISVDSATLMNKGLEVIEAHHLFALAPERIEVLVHPQSLVHSLVEFIDGSTLAQMGLPDMRTTLAVGLGWPDRIASGVAGLDLLAQGRLDFEAPDLDAFPCLGLAWRAMQAGGSAPAILNAANEVAVSAFLQGRIGFLSIPALVENALTELPAVAADSLDALLAADAQSRKITELAIARQFAHA, translated from the coding sequence GTGAACACGCAACGCAGCAAAGCCGACACGGTGCGCACCATCGCCGTGCTCGGCGCCACCGGCTCGATCGGCGCCTCGGCGCTGGACGTGATCGCGCGCCATCCCCAGCGCCTGCGCGCCGGCGTGCTGGCGGCCGGGCGCAATGTCGACGCGCTGCTGGCGCTGTGCGCCACGCATCGCCCCGCCCATGCGGTGATCGCCGATCCGGACCTGTACCCGGCGCTGCGCGACGGTCTGCGCGCGGCCGGGCTGGCGACCCAGGCGCATGCCGGCGACGCCGCGCTGGACCAGCTGGTGGCCAGCGACGCCTGCGACAGCGTGGTCGCCGCCATCGTCGGTGCCGCGGGCCTCGCCTCGACCCTGGCCGCGGCCCGCGCCGGCAAGCGTCTACTGCTGGCGAACAAGGAGGCCCTGGTGCTGGCCGGCGAGCTGGTCACGGCTGCCGCCGCGGCGGCCGGCGCCGAGATCATCCCGATTGACAGCGAGCACAACGCCATCTTCCAGTGCCTGCGTTCGCGCCAGACCGGCGCCGAAGTACGGCGTGTGCTGCTGACCGCCTCCGGCGGTCCGTTCCGCGGCTGGGACCGCGCGCGCCTGCAGGCGGTGACCCCGGCGCAGGCCGTTGCGCACCCGAAGTGGTCGATGGGGCCGAAGATCTCCGTCGATTCGGCGACGTTGATGAACAAGGGCCTGGAAGTGATCGAGGCCCACCACCTGTTCGCGCTGGCGCCCGAGCGCATCGAGGTGCTGGTGCACCCGCAGAGCCTGGTGCATTCGCTGGTCGAGTTCATCGACGGCTCGACCCTGGCGCAGATGGGCCTGCCCGACATGCGCACCACCCTGGCGGTGGGCCTGGGCTGGCCGGACCGGATCGCCTCCGGGGTCGCCGGGCTGGACCTGCTGGCGCAGGGCCGGCTGGATTTCGAGGCGCCTGATCTGGACGCCTTCCCCTGCCTGGGCCTGGCCTGGCGCGCGATGCAGGCCGGCGGCAGCGCCCCGGCGATCCTGAACGCGGCCAACGAAGTGGCTGTTTCAGCCTTTCTTCAGGGCCGGATCGGTTTCCTATCGATTCCTGCGCTGGTCGAGAACGCCCTGACCGAGCTGCCTGCGGTCGCGGCCGATTCCCTGGACGCATTGCTGGCGGCGGATGCGCAATCGCGCAAGATCACCGAACTCGCCATTGCCCGCCAATTCGCCCATGCTTGA
- a CDS encoding phosphatidate cytidylyltransferase, whose protein sequence is MTRTRVIAALIMAPLAICAILLLPTQWLVALAALIFLIGLWEWLKLAEVDDTLPRTILLMLNLLLMVLLVWASAGSLVLFQLTTLIGVGWWCAALLWLGFYRFGSDHATYARVFKLAAGTLAIVPAWAALGLIHASEPNGHRWLLTALATVWAADSGAYFAGRQFGKHKLAPRISPNKTLEGLIGGLLAGLIVAAGFGWLAGVTLPHLPGLLIVAAVSVLASVVGDLFESLLKRHVGAKDSGNVIPGHGGVLDRIDGVLAALPIFALGKDIFGF, encoded by the coding sequence ATGACCCGTACCCGCGTCATCGCCGCGCTGATCATGGCCCCGCTGGCCATCTGCGCCATTCTGCTGCTGCCGACCCAGTGGCTGGTCGCGCTGGCCGCGTTGATCTTCCTGATCGGCCTGTGGGAATGGCTGAAGCTGGCCGAGGTCGACGACACCCTGCCGCGCACCATCCTGCTGATGCTCAACCTGCTGCTGATGGTGCTGCTGGTGTGGGCCTCGGCCGGCTCGCTGGTGCTGTTCCAGCTGACCACCCTGATCGGCGTCGGCTGGTGGTGCGCGGCGCTGCTGTGGCTGGGCTTCTACCGCTTCGGCTCCGACCACGCCACCTATGCGCGGGTGTTCAAGCTCGCCGCCGGCACCCTGGCGATCGTCCCGGCCTGGGCCGCGCTGGGCCTGATCCACGCCAGCGAGCCGAACGGTCACCGCTGGCTGCTGACCGCCCTGGCCACGGTGTGGGCCGCCGATTCCGGCGCCTATTTCGCCGGCCGCCAGTTCGGCAAGCACAAGCTGGCGCCGCGGATCAGCCCCAACAAGACCTTGGAAGGCCTGATCGGCGGCTTGCTGGCCGGCCTGATCGTGGCCGCCGGCTTCGGCTGGCTGGCCGGGGTGACCCTGCCGCACCTGCCCGGGCTGCTGATCGTGGCCGCGGTCAGCGTGCTGGCCTCGGTGGTCGGCGACCTGTTCGAAAGCCTGCTCAAGCGCCACGTCGGCGCCAAGGACTCGGGCAACGTGATTCCCGGTCACGGCGGCGTGCTGGACCGGATCGACGGCGTGCTGGCGGCGCTGCCGATCTTCGCGCTGGGCAAGGACATCTTCGGGTTCTGA